The Exiguobacterium acetylicum genome includes a window with the following:
- a CDS encoding glycerophosphodiester phosphodiesterase produces the protein MVAGALLSTGLPTEEVGAKSKEKSLLDPNRIINVAHRGASGYAPEHTMPAYEMGHKKFKADYIEIDLQMTKDGQLIAMHDETVDRTTNGTGAVKEKTLAEIKKLDAGSWFNEANPTLAKKSYVGLKVPTLQEIVNKYGKHANYYIETKSPEVYPGMEKKLLDLLKRNGLSSNKVKPGQVLIQSFSAESLQKVRAIDSKVPLIQLMEAKDVSSLTNTKLKKIRKYAVGVGPSYKALTRENVKTIRQQGLLLHPYTVNEKVDMARMLDYGVTGVFTNYADRLNAVVKELSKKPSK, from the coding sequence ATGGTAGCAGGAGCACTACTGAGTACGGGATTACCAACTGAAGAGGTTGGAGCGAAATCGAAAGAAAAATCGTTACTCGATCCAAATCGGATCATTAACGTTGCACACCGTGGTGCTTCAGGATATGCTCCAGAGCATACGATGCCAGCTTACGAGATGGGACATAAGAAATTCAAAGCGGATTACATCGAAATTGATCTACAGATGACGAAAGATGGTCAGTTGATTGCGATGCATGACGAAACCGTCGACCGGACGACAAACGGAACGGGTGCCGTCAAAGAGAAGACCTTAGCTGAAATCAAGAAACTTGATGCTGGTAGTTGGTTTAATGAAGCAAATCCAACACTCGCTAAAAAATCATATGTGGGATTAAAAGTACCGACACTCCAAGAGATTGTTAATAAATATGGAAAGCATGCCAACTATTATATTGAGACGAAATCACCTGAAGTGTATCCTGGAATGGAAAAGAAATTACTCGATTTATTGAAGCGAAATGGATTGTCGAGTAACAAGGTCAAGCCAGGACAAGTCTTGATTCAATCGTTTAGTGCAGAAAGTTTGCAAAAAGTCAGAGCCATCGATTCAAAAGTTCCGTTGATTCAACTGATGGAAGCAAAGGATGTGTCTTCCTTAACTAATACAAAATTAAAGAAGATCCGTAAGTATGCAGTTGGTGTCGGTCCTTCTTATAAAGCGTTGACACGTGAAAATGTTAAAACAATTCGTCAACAGGGCTTGTTGTTGCATCCGTATACAGTAAATGAAAAAGTCGATATGGCTCGTATGCTCGACTATGGTGTCACAGGTGTCTTTACGAACTATGCGGATCGTTTAAATGCAGTCGTGAAAGAGTTGTCTAAAAAGCCATCAAAATAA